Proteins from a genomic interval of Capsicum annuum cultivar UCD-10X-F1 chromosome 4, UCD10Xv1.1, whole genome shotgun sequence:
- the LOC124897992 gene encoding uncharacterized protein LOC124897992, whose protein sequence is MDLDRLIMHAQQIEAEKLKEIETVNKKDRTWQFNYGQNRSGEGNHSQFKNHSAMPALSSACALAPINKKEQWSNFSMSRSQNSVSGNANCGKTHLNECLWGRKGCYGCSQPVKRIKECPHARQGNRDVRPQTLANSEPAPLGSLAPHQGTSIRIGGGQRQNRFYILPSCKKYKDSPDVVTGSGGQFQQCE, encoded by the exons ATGGATCTTGATAGATTGATAATGCATgcacaacagattgaggcagaaaagttaaAAGAAATAGAAACAGTAAATAAGAAGGATAGAACATGGCAGTTTAATTATGGTCAAAACAGGTCTGGAGAAGGAAATCATTCGCAATTTAAGAATCATTCAGCTATGCCTGCACTTTCTTCAGCTTGTGCTCTTGCACCCATAAATAAAAAGGAACAATGGAGTAATttttctatgtccagatctcagaatagtgtcaGTGGTAACGCTAACTGTGGTAAGACGCATCTGAATGAGTGTTTGTGGGGTCGAAAAGGTTGTTATGGATGTAGCCAGCCAGTTAAAAGAATTAAAGAGTGCCCACATGCTAGACAAGGAAATAGGGATGTTCGACCCCAGACTCTGGCTAATAGTGAACCAGCTCCTCTAGGTAGCCTAGCTCCTCATCAGGGCACATCAATAAGAATAggtggcggtcagcgccagaatcggTTTTATATTTTACCATCTTGTAAGAAGTATAAGGATTCACcagatgtcgttactg gttcaggtggtcAGTTTCAGCAATGTGAGTAA